One genomic region from Croceicoccus sp. YJ47 encodes:
- a CDS encoding Crp/Fnr family transcriptional regulator yields the protein MSRSFGSLEKAGKHCGGLLAMDRRMRPHLPDGHRWNLSDAILDTRRVQRDTQISFAERMAEPLLHIEEGLAYSFTTLPDGRRHVEDMFGSGGVCNWRQSLRAALPYALMLKAGTTITRLDTAAVLREMERDPHLAEAFRRLDLSRQWRLRQRSRTLISGAIHDGLMHVLLDLSFETHGTFGRFDPMPVQMTQEEISTILGSSTVHVNRTVKKLVADGRLRRRSRVFEIVDPDRERQRLAYDTPSFPAIAGKPALVKEPSA from the coding sequence GTGAGCAGATCGTTCGGTTCGCTTGAAAAGGCCGGGAAGCATTGCGGCGGACTGCTCGCCATGGACCGGCGCATGCGGCCCCATCTTCCCGATGGTCATCGCTGGAACCTGTCGGACGCGATCCTCGACACCCGCCGGGTGCAGCGCGATACGCAGATTTCCTTTGCCGAACGCATGGCGGAACCGCTCCTGCATATCGAGGAAGGCCTCGCCTACAGCTTCACCACGCTGCCCGACGGGCGCCGCCATGTCGAGGATATGTTCGGCAGCGGCGGCGTGTGCAACTGGAGGCAGAGCCTGCGCGCCGCGCTCCCCTATGCGCTCATGCTGAAGGCGGGGACCACGATCACCCGGCTCGACACGGCCGCCGTCCTGCGCGAGATGGAGCGCGATCCCCATCTGGCCGAGGCGTTTCGCAGGCTCGACCTGTCGCGGCAATGGCGCCTGCGCCAGCGCAGCCGCACCCTCATCAGCGGGGCCATCCATGACGGGCTCATGCATGTCCTCCTCGATCTCAGCTTCGAGACGCATGGCACCTTCGGGCGCTTCGACCCGATGCCCGTCCAGATGACGCAGGAGGAGATCAGCACCATCCTCGGCTCCTCCACCGTCCATGTGAACCGTACGGTGAAGAAGCTCGTGGCCGATGGCCGCCTGCGCCGCCGCAGCCGCGTGTTCGAAATCGTCGACCCGGACCGCGAACGCCAGCGTCTCGCCTATGACACGCCCTCATTCCCGGCTATCGCCGGCAAACCCGCTCTTGTGAAGGAACCATCCGCATGA